A window of Citrus sinensis cultivar Valencia sweet orange chromosome 7, DVS_A1.0, whole genome shotgun sequence contains these coding sequences:
- the LOC127903686 gene encoding L-type lectin-domain containing receptor kinase IX.1-like codes for MLYLRFMLSPFVTMINITLLIFIIVLVPSANSVSFRMSSFDSNRKDIIYQGDAVPSVGAIELIKNYQYLCRVGWATYADRVPLWNSDTGELADFSTKFSFQINTLDRSTYGHGLVFFLAPVGFQIPPNSDGGFLGLFNTTTSFSSSNHIVHVEFDTFFNSEWDPSGVQDHVGINNNSIASAVHTRWNASFHSEDTADVRIAYNSTTKNLSVSWTYRQTSDPRENTSLFYIIDLMKVLPQWVTIGFSAATGLSGERHILESWEFSSSLDMKQRNGTDGKKIRIIVSVTVSIGVLVAGMITGLLILRRHKKKERKSTAERETLTSINDDLERGTGPRRFSYTDLASATSNFAENKKLGEGGFGSVYKGYLIDLDMAVAVKKVSRGSKQGKKEYVTEVKTISQLRHRYLVQLLGWCHDRGEFLLVYEFMPNGSLDAHLFGKKSPLAWAVRYRISLGLATALLYLQEEWEQCVLHRDIKSSNIMLDSNFNAKLGDFGLARLMDHELGPKTTGLAGTLGYMAPEYISTGRASKESDVFSFGVVALEIATGRKAVDRYKESEMGLVAWVWGLYGEGKLLSAADESLDSGFDEQQMTCLLIVGLWSAHPDRSFRPSIRQAIQVLSFETAMPNLPSKMPVPSYHVPTPSVSSGEPFITNSSIEVGR; via the coding sequence ATGTTGTACCTCCGCTTCATGCTCTCTCCATTTGTTACCATGATCAACATAACTctcttaattttcattattgttCTTGTTCCCTCAGCCAATTCTGTTTCCTTCCGGATGTCTAGTTTTGACTCCAATAGAAAAGATATAATCTATCAGGGAGATGCAGTACCTTCAGTCGGAGCcattgaattaataaaaaattaccaataTCTATGTCGTGTTGGTTGGGCTACTTACGCTGACAGAGTGCCGCTCTGGAATTCTGACACAGGTGAACTTGCTGACTTCAGCACCAAATTCTCCTTCCAAATAAACACCCTGGATCGTTCCACTTACGGCCACGGGCTTGTATTTTTCTTAGCTCCTGTTGGATTTCAGATTCCTCCAAACTCAGATGGTGGGTTTTTAGGTCTGTTTAATACCACaacttctttctcttcttcaaaTCATATAGTCCATGTGGAATTTGACACTTTCTTCAACTCTGAATGGGACCCTTCTGGCGTTCAAGACCACGTGGGAATCAACAATAACTCAATTGCTTCAGCTGTCCACACCCGCTGGAACGCCAGCTTTCACAGTGAAGACACTGCTGATGTGCGGATTGCATACAATTCTACTACTAAGAATTTGAGTGTGTCCTGGACCTACCGACAGACATCTGATCCTCGGGAGAATACTAGTTTGTTTTATATAATCGATTTGATGAAAGTTCTACCACAGTGGGTGACAATTGGCTTCTCAGCTGCTACAGGCCTCTCTGGAGAGCGACATATACTTGAATCGTGGGAGTTTAGCTCAAGCTTGGATATGAAACAGAGAAATGGAACGGATGGCAAAAAGATCAGAATAATAGTTAGTGTTACAGTTTCAATTGGTGTACTGGTAGCTGGAATGATAACGGGACTGTTGATTTTGCGAAGGCATaagaagaaggaaagaaaGTCTACCGCAGAGAGAGAGACCTTAACTTCCATTAATGACGACCTTGAAAGAGGCACAGGACCAAGAAGATTTTCATACACGGATCTTGCCTCTGCAACTAGCAACTTTGCAGAGAATAAAAAGTTGGGCGAAGGAGGGTTTGGTTCTGTTTACAAGGGTTATCTAATTGATTTGGATATGGCTGTTGCTGTCAAAAAAGTTTCAAGAGGATCTAAACAAGGGAAAAAAGAGTATGTAACAGAGGTGAAGACAATTAGCCAGTTAAGGCATCGCTATCTGGTGCAACTCCTAGGCTGGTGCCATGATAGAGGCGAATTCCTGCTTGTGTATGAGTTCATGCCAAACGGTAGCCTTGATGCTCACCTGTTTGGCAAGAAGAGTCCTCTTGCTTGGGCTGTGAGGTACAGGATTTCTCTTGGTTTGGCCACGGCTTTGCTCTATCTTCAGGAAGAATGGGAGCAATGTGTTCTGCATCGGGACATCAAATCGAGCAACATAATGTTAGATTCTAATTTTAACGCCAAATTAGGTGACTTTGGATTAGCCAGGCTGATGGACCATGAGCTTGGTCCTAAGACTACAGGGCTGGCGGGAACTTTAGGCTACATGGCCCCTGAATACATAAGCACAGGCAGGGCTAGTAAAGAGTCAGATGTGTTCAGCTTTGGAGTAGTTGCCTTAGAAATTGCTACTGGAAGAAAAGCGGTTGATCGTTACAAAGAATCTGAAATGGGGTTGGTGGCTTGGGTCTGGGGTCTTTATGGAGAAGGAAAGCTACTTTCAGCTGCTGATGAGAGTCTGGATTCGGGATTTGATGAGCAACAGATGACATGTTTGCTGATTGTTGGATTATGGTCTGCTCACCCTGACCGCAGTTTCAGGCCTTCCATAAGGCAGGCTATTCAAGTCCTTAGTTTTGAAACAGCAATGCCAAATCTTCCATCGAAAATGCCCGTTCCAAGTTATCATGTGCCTACACCATCTGTCAGCTCTGGCGAACCTTTCATTACAAATTCAAGCATTGAAGTCGGTCGTTGA